CCGGAAGTACCGTGCTCCCTACAGTGTACGTCATCAAGCTCGGGAACAGCGGCTACGCGGTCAAGGACCCGAATCACCACGCTGGGCACTTCGACGTGGTGATGATCTTCGATCGACGCTGGAACCGAATCGGCGGCTGGACCGGTTAAGGGGCGGCTAGATTCGATCGGTCACACCTCACTTCTCGAATCCTAACGCGCCCGATTCTCGGCGACGCGTGTAACACTTAAACAAAGCAGTGGGCGTGACCTTCTCGCCTCAGGCTGGAGCACATAGACTGGGACTCTCCACCGCGGCCTGCGGGCCGAAGAGAGCCCACGAAGAAGCGCCGGTTCACCGAAGAGCAGATGGACTACAACACGGTCCGGCCCCACAGCAGCCTGGCAGACCGCACCCCGGCCGCCTTCGCCGACCACCGGCGATTGGTGCTCGTCACCCTGAGCGTAGCAGCCTAACTGCTCCAACGTCGGGGAGAAGGTCAGCTCGGATGAAAGCCCCTCCTGCACGCCGCTCGAATTCGCGTTCGCGCTACCCCGCCGTGAACCGCCCCACCGTCCGCCGCTCGCCGTCCTTGATGATGCCGTAGATCGCGCCGCCCTTGCCGAAGCCCGCGAGCGACACGCCGTCGGGCAGCGTCATCGCATGCTTCCACTTGGCGTCGGGCCCGTACACGTCGTACACCATCGGATCGTTGTCCGACGCCCGCGAGCGCTGCAGCCAGACATCCCCCTCGGGCGTCGCCATGCCGGACACGAACGGCGGCTTGTACTCCGCGAATGGCCAGACCAGGCGAAGGGTGTCGGGCAGCCCGTGCCCCCGGCCCTGCTCGCGCACCCGCGCGATCACCCGCGCCTTGTCCGCTTCGGTCACCGGAAGCTTCGTGTACGGCCGCGATTCGCCGTGGATCCACACCCCGCCAGGGCCGCGCCAGTCGATCCGATTCTCCCGCCCGCGCGCCACCCACACCCGCCCGTCCGGAAGCACGCCGAAGATGTCGTTCGGTGAGAAGATCTTGGGCACCTGCTGCACCTGGGTGCCGAATACCGCGTCGCCCTTCTCGGGCGCGGAAAGCTGCGCAACCGTATCCACCCGGCCGCTCGCGAACTGGATCCGTACCACAGGCACGCTGTCGGTGAGGACGCTATGCCCCGCGTCGGGGCCGCCCAGGATCGGGGTGAAGTCGGTCTTGTATCCGAACCCCTGGTGATCGTATATCAGCACCGGCGTGGGGCCGCCCACCGGCGGGATCGCGAGCACCGCGAGCGGCTGCGCGTGCTCATCCCAGAGCGTCGTGCGGATGGCCGCGTAGTCGACGAGCGCCACCGTGTCGCCCGCGAGATGCGCCACCCACCCGGGAAACTTGTACACCGAATCGGGCGCGCCCTGGGGGAGCGAATCCACCCGGGTGCCGACCGTGTCGAGCGCGCCGCTCTTGAAATCGGCGTTGAAGAAGAGGCGGTCGTGCGTGTCGGTGAAGGCGATGCGTCCGTCACCCAGCTCCACCACGTTGCTCACCTGCGCGAACGACGCCGGCAGCTTGGCCTCGAGCCGCACGTCCGGCTTGCCCGCTCCCGCGGCTTTGCCGCAGCCCGAGATACCGATCAGCGCGGCCGCGGCGACCACCGCCAGCGGCCCGATCCAGTTCACCTGCTTCATCAACTCTCTCCTCGGCTCACGATGTCGGCCGCCGGGGCCCCCACGGGCCGTGGCAGCACGAATTGCAACAGCCTCAACCCCGCGCTGTCCGCCTCGACCGCGAGCGCGTGCGCGGGGCCGGCCGCGAGAATACGACCATGGCCCGGCACCCGGATCTCGCGGACGAGCCGTCCCCGCCGGTCCACCACCTGATAGCGGCCGAGCGTATCGGTCACGGCCCGGCTCTTCTCCAGCCAGACCGCGCCGTCCGCCGAGGTGAACCCCGCGACAAACGGAGGTTTGATCGCGGCGAACGGAAGCTGCTCGGCCGTGCTCCGAAGCTCCGGCGGAAACGTGCGGGTAAAGAGCTCGCGGTCGGCGCGGGTCACCTCGAGGACGCGGTCCGGCAACGGGTCTCCCCGAATCATGGCGCCCGTCGGAAGGTGCCACTCGACCCGGTTCTCGTTCACCCGCGCGATCCAGACGGCTCCGTCCGGCTCGACGCCCCACACATCGGTGCCGCTCAATGCACGCCGCTCGAACCGGTGTCCGGCATCGCTCTCGACTTCGGCCACGTCCAGCGGCGCGAGCCGCGCCACCGTATCGATGCGCGCGAGATCGGGCGTGGTGCGCACGACGGCCGCCGAATCGCGCGCGCCGCTGCCGTCGGCGCCGGACGGCGCGATCATCAGCACGTAGAACCGACCCGCCCGGTCGCGCCCGCGCGGCAGCGCGCCGCGCGTGGCATCGGTGGCGCGCACGCTGCGGCCAAGCTGCCCGTCGCGAGTCCAGAGCGTCACCCGCCGGAGCCCCCAGTCGGAGACGCCGATCGAGTCGCCGGCCGTAAAGACGGCGAACGGGTTCTTGAGCGCGCTGGTATCGCGCCCGGCGAGCGGACGCACCGCGCGCGCGCCGAAGTCCGCCACCCCCACGAGACCGCTGCCCTCGGAGACGATGGCCCACCGGCCGGGAGCGAGCCACACCGCGCCCGCGGCATCGTGGAAGGTGGCCGTGAGCGTGTCCGCGGCCGGCGGCAGCTCGACCATGGGAACCGGCGCTCGCTTGTCGCACGCGACAGCCATTGCGACGAGCCCCAAGACGAGCCCGGCGCGCCGGCCGGCGGCGGAACGCGCTGGGAACAGCATGGGCGCAATGTAATGGGAGAGCGGCGGTACGGCGGCGGGCAGGCTGCGGCGCTACGGCCGCCACCAATACGAGACCTTCACCAGAAAGACGTTGTCCCCCGGGGACGAGAAAAGGCGGGAGAGGCCGTCTCCCACCCGGAATTCGCCGTTGGTGATCGTGTCCGAGCGGTTCTGCGTCCACACGAGATAGAGTGTTGAGCCGGGGCGGTACTCCCAGCGGAGCACGGCGTTCCCGCGGAGGGATGCGAGCGAAAAGTTGGGGTCGGCGAACTCGATCGGCGCAGCCCCGGGGTCGGCGGGCTGCACCACGATCGAGTCGGCAGCCGCCGGTGCCGGTGCGCCGGTCAGGGTGAACTGGTAACTCCGCGGCTGCGCCAGCTCCTTGTAGTTCCGGTACGCGCCGGACGAAAGCAGGGGCTGCGCGTAGAGCTCGAGGCTCAGACTCGGCGTGAAGATCCAGTTGAGGCGAAGGCTCGCGGAAAGCGTCTTCTGGTCGAGCGCGGCAAAGAGATAGCGGTGGCCGAAGGTCGCCGTGGCGCTCGCGTCGTCGAAGGTGCCGACGTACTGCGCGGTGGTCTGCAACCGCGCGAGCGTCGGGCCCACGCTCACCAGCAGCCGCGAACTCGGCCGCCAGTCGAGCGTGGGCCCGAAGCTCCAGCTCGACTGGCGATCCTGTGCGTATTCGTAGCCGTTGGCCGCTAGCCCGAAGACCCACGGCTTCCGCTGGTCGGACTGGAACGTCATGTCCCAATAGAAGCCCGGCGGATTCACGGTGAGCGGGCCGCCGCGGGTGCGCCGGGCGTTGAGCGAGCGCCGATCGTATCCCGCGTCCCACTGCCAGGTCGAGAAGTTGCGGAGCTCGAAGGTACCGCGGGTAAAGAATCCGGTGCCGGTGGGATTCCCGCCGAAGGTCCACGCACCGAACGTGGCGACGTCCAGGCGCGCGTTCTGGAACAGTGCACTTGGCCGCGTCCACCGATAGCCGGTGAGCAGGTGAGCATTTATCTCGTCGGCAAAGCTCTGGAAACCGAGGTCGTTGACCTCGAAACCCGGTGAGACCATGCCGAACGCCGAGTTGAACACCCAGTTGCCCTTCTGCTTGTTGATGGCGAGCCGGCCCGCGAATCCGGAGAGCGACCTGGCGGTGGAGTCGACCCCGAGATATCCGGCGTCGGGTCGCTGATAATAGTGCACCGAGCTCTCCTCGAGCGCGGCGATACGCGCTGCGGTGCCGCCCACCCGGGAGCCCCCCGCCCAGCCGGTGAGCACCCACTTGGCGCCGCGATCGAGCGTGATCCAGCCGTCGACGCCCCCGGTGAACGCCGTCCGGTCGAGCTCGTCGGGCAGCCGCGCGTCGGCAAAGCTCCGCGCCGTGGCTGTGCCCATAAAGCCGAGCCCTTGGCGCCCCTGCTGGAACTCCTTCTCCGCGCGCCACACGCCGTAATAGCTGAGCGGCTCGACCTCGGATCGCGACTGCACGCCGCCGGTGGACAGGGAGGCATACTCCGGCTTCGTAAGCGCGCTCAAGCCGCCAAGACTCCAGCTTCCGACTTTGCCGGTGAGCTTGGCCGCGCCCAGGATGTGGGTGCCGGATGGCATCGAGCTGTAATCGGCGTCCGGCAGGCTCCCCTCGGGTGCGCGGCCAATCCGGCGGCTGTAGAGATACTGCGGATTGTCCCAGTTGAAGCCCCAGAAGTCGTTCGCGCCGTCTGAGCCGAAGTTGAAGATGCTGGAGCCTTCGACGAAGAACGGCCGGCGCTCGGGATAGAACGTCTCGACGTCGGTGAGGTTGACGACGGCAGGATCCACCTCCACCTGGCCGAAGTCCGGGTTCACCGTCCCATCGAGCGTGAGGTTGCTACCGAGCCCGACCTTGAGATCGGCGCCGGCCCCCGGGCTCGCGCGAGTTCCATCGTTGAATGGATCGCCAGCCGTGTGGGACAGGTACTCGGCCTTGGCCGTGACGTATGGCATCACCTCGATGTGGGCCGGCGGCGCCACGTGCTCGATGCCCACGAGATCGGCGAAGCGCGAAACGAAACCGGCCGCGTCGGTCGGCTGCACCACGAGGTAATCGTCCTCGCTGCGCCGAGCGATGGTGCGCTTGAAGTTGATACCCCACACATAGGCGTCGCGCCGCTGAAAGCGGAGCTGCGAGTAGGGAATTCGGAGCTCGGCCGTCCAGCCGGCGGAGTCGCGGGCCGCATGGCCCTCCCACACCGCATCCCAGCTATCGTCGTTCCAGTCGTCGTTGTAGAGCGTGCCGTCGTACTGCGTGCCCGCCGCATTGATGCCGAAGTAGACGCCGGTGCGGCGGTCGTGGTACGGATCGAGATAGACCATGAACACGTCCGCGCTCGCCGTCCGGTCGCGCCGGGCGAGCAGCGCCACGACGGAGTCGGGCGCGGTATCGCGAAGCCTCGCGCCGATGTAGAGCGCGTCGTCATCGAAGAGCAGGCGAACGTCGGTGGGCTCGGTCGATGCGGCCCCCTCGTGCGGGCTCCGCTGGGTGAGCGCGGCCGCGGGCACGGCACCCGCCCAATCGGGCTCGTCGAGCCGGCCGTCGATCGTGATCGGGCCGCGGCGCCGGGTGGCGTGCACCTCTGCCGAGGCAGACGCCGCGGACGCGCCGCGGCTCGTCGAGGCGGAAGCCACCACGGAGTCGAATTGCGCGGCCTGGACCGGCGCCACGAAGGCGAGCAGGAGAGCGGGGACGATCATGAGCGCTCGCCTTAGATGGATCGGGGCGGCCAAGGGTTGCGCCGCGCCCGGCAGGCGCCCGCTACTGCTCCAGGATTTCCTGCAGGACGCTGGCGATGCGCGGGTCGTCCATCTGGCCGAGCCAGAACACGGCCTTCTTGCGCAGCTCGGGATCCGGATCGTGCTTCGC
The sequence above is a segment of the Gemmatimonadales bacterium genome. Coding sequences within it:
- a CDS encoding DUF5916 domain-containing protein, whose protein sequence is MIVPALLLAFVAPVQAAQFDSVVASASTSRGASAASASAEVHATRRRGPITIDGRLDEPDWAGAVPAAALTQRSPHEGAASTEPTDVRLLFDDDALYIGARLRDTAPDSVVALLARRDRTASADVFMVYLDPYHDRRTGVYFGINAAGTQYDGTLYNDDWNDDSWDAVWEGHAARDSAGWTAELRIPYSQLRFQRRDAYVWGINFKRTIARRSEDDYLVVQPTDAAGFVSRFADLVGIEHVAPPAHIEVMPYVTAKAEYLSHTAGDPFNDGTRASPGAGADLKVGLGSNLTLDGTVNPDFGQVEVDPAVVNLTDVETFYPERRPFFVEGSSIFNFGSDGANDFWGFNWDNPQYLYSRRIGRAPEGSLPDADYSSMPSGTHILGAAKLTGKVGSWSLGGLSALTKPEYASLSTGGVQSRSEVEPLSYYGVWRAEKEFQQGRQGLGFMGTATARSFADARLPDELDRTAFTGGVDGWITLDRGAKWVLTGWAGGSRVGGTAARIAALEESSVHYYQRPDAGYLGVDSTARSLSGFAGRLAINKQKGNWVFNSAFGMVSPGFEVNDLGFQSFADEINAHLLTGYRWTRPSALFQNARLDVATFGAWTFGGNPTGTGFFTRGTFELRNFSTWQWDAGYDRRSLNARRTRGGPLTVNPPGFYWDMTFQSDQRKPWVFGLAANGYEYAQDRQSSWSFGPTLDWRPSSRLLVSVGPTLARLQTTAQYVGTFDDASATATFGHRYLFAALDQKTLSASLRLNWIFTPSLSLELYAQPLLSSGAYRNYKELAQPRSYQFTLTGAPAPAAADSIVVQPADPGAAPIEFADPNFSLASLRGNAVLRWEYRPGSTLYLVWTQNRSDTITNGEFRVGDGLSRLFSSPGDNVFLVKVSYWWRP